Proteins from a genomic interval of Arachis hypogaea cultivar Tifrunner chromosome 10, arahy.Tifrunner.gnm2.J5K5, whole genome shotgun sequence:
- the LOC112717017 gene encoding quinolinate phosphoribosyltransferase [decarboxylating] 1a, with translation MAMNSRLSCLPQAFHITRSSKPFLSFSVKLQGQSEVRRVVKMSATETTNSRISYESFAIKPPSHPTYDLKGIIKLALAEDAGDRGDITCMATIPFDMEVEAYFLAKEDGIIAGIALAEMIFYEVDPSLKVEWSKKDGDDIHKGVQFGKVHGRAHNIVVAERVVLNFMQRMSGIATLTKAMADAAYPAYMLETRKTAPCLRLLDKWAVLIGGGRNHRMGLFDMVMIKDNHISAAGGVSNALEAVDLYLEQRNLKVEVEVETRTLEEVKEVLHYASQTNTSLTRIMLDNMVLPLPNGDVDISMLKEAVQLVNGKFETEASGNVTLDTVHKIGQSGVTYISSGSLTHSVKALDISLKIDTELALKVGRRTGRA, from the exons ATGGCTATGAACTCCAGATTGAGTTGCTTGCCACAAGCTTTTCACATCACAAGGTCTTCTAAGCCTTTCCTCAG CTTCTCAGTTAAACTCCAAGGACAATCAGAAGTCAG GAGGGTTGTGAAAATGTCTGCTACAGAAACCACAAACTCTAGGATATCGTACGAGTCCTTTGCAATAAAGCCTCCTTCACACCCAACGTATGATTTGAAGGGCATTATCAAGTTAGCCCTTGCAGAAGATGCCGGAGATCGAG GTGATATAACGTGCATGGCCACCATTCCATTTGACATGGAGGTTGAAGCTTATTTTTTGGCAAAGGAGGATGGCATCATCGCAGGGATTGCACTTGCAGAGATGATATTTTATGAAGTTGATCCTTCCTTGAAG GTGGAGTGGTCTAAAAAGGATGGCGATGATATACATAAAGGTGTACAGTTCGGAAAAGTTCATG GACGGGCACATAACATTGTTGTGGCCGAGAGGGTAGTGCTAAACTTTATGCAGAGGATGAGTGGCATTGCAACTTTAACAAAG GCAATGGCTGATGCAGCATACCCTGCATATATGTTGGAGACTAGAAAAACTGCTCCATGTTTACGTTTATTGGATAAGTGGGCG GTATTAATTGGTGGAGGTCGGAATCATAGGATGGGTTTGTTCGATATGGTGATGATAAAAGATAATCATATATCAGCAGCTGGAGGTGTTTCAAATGCCCTTGAAGCTGTTGACCTGTATTTAGAGCAAAGAAACCTAAAAGTGGAGGTTGAG GTTGAGACCAGAACTCTTGAGGAAGTTAAAGAAGTATTACATTATGCTTCCCAAACGAACACCTCTTTGACCCGGATAATGTTGGATAATATGGTTTTACCTCTACCGAACGGGGATGTGGACATATCAATGCTGAAAGAAGCTGTGCAGTTAGTCAATGGAAAATTTGAGACTGAG GCATCAGGCAATGTTACTCTTGATACCGTACATAAAATCGGACAAAGTGGAGTAACCTACATTTCCAG CGGTTCGCTGACTCATTCTGTGAAGGCACTTGACATCTCCCTCAAGATTGATACTGAATTGGCACTCAAAGTCGGAAGGCGTACCGGACGAGCCTGA